The proteins below come from a single Malus sylvestris chromosome 3, drMalSylv7.2, whole genome shotgun sequence genomic window:
- the LOC126616790 gene encoding uncharacterized protein LOC126616790: MAVLAHSIVICFAFCLLLPRTQSTDVKYCNQKDEYAVKVQGVKILPDPVVRGKPVTFSISATTGQTISSGKVVIEVYYFGIRVHVETQNFCEKLSCPVSAGNFLLSHTQTLPGITPPGSYNLKMTIKDDKNKELSCISFNFKIVLRSLVSAS, translated from the exons ATGGCGGTGCTTGCCCACTCGATTGTGATTTGCTTCGCCTTCTGCCTCCTCCTACCACGCACTCAGTCTACTGATGTCAAATATTGCA ACCAGAAAGATGAGTACGCTGTGAAGGTCCAGGGAGTCAAAATATTGCCTGACCCAGTGGTGAGAGGCAAGCCAGTTACCTTTAGCATCTCTGCCACAACAG GTCAAACAATTTCCAGTGGGAAAGTGGTGATCGAGGTTTACTATTTTGGGATTCGTGTGCATGTAGAAACCCAGAATTTTTGTGAAAAGTTATCCTGCCCAGTTTCAGCAGGCAACTTTCTGCTTTCTCACACCCAAACCTTACCTGGGATCACTCCGCCT GGATCTTACAATCTGAAGATGACAATCAAGGATGATAAAAACAAGGAGTTGTCTTGCATCAGTTTCAACTTCAAAATTGTCTTGCGGTCGCTGGTGTCTGCTAGTTGA